In the Candidatus Saccharimonas aalborgensis genome, one interval contains:
- a CDS encoding phospholipase D-like domain-containing protein: MPSSHPSHLLTAADYIADVTSSINRAKTRIAVVATTLHADDPLAEALVDALCAAATRGLTVSVCIDAYTYIEPKEFLLKSPRRHPKRAYRALKVERRLKKQGVDFHWLGRTTNFALTGRTHSKWTIVDDCVYSFGGVNLDRASFANTDYMLKMVDAVFADALYSEHLDLIRADRSGRASKSRTLTVSPSMTVLLDGGMPGNSLIYRRACSLAKQANEITLVSQFCPTGKLGRILKRKKATLYFNHWREAEVLNKVLIQVSMLFTRHKTLYQREQYLHAKCIIFTMSNGSKVALSSSHNFVYGGVLLGTREIALETTDRTVIQQLESFITHHVAGRD; this comes from the coding sequence ATGCCGTCTTCTCACCCTTCGCATCTCTTAACTGCCGCAGACTATATCGCCGACGTTACGTCGTCGATCAACCGCGCAAAAACGCGCATAGCAGTTGTAGCGACAACCTTGCATGCCGACGACCCGCTAGCTGAAGCATTGGTCGATGCACTCTGTGCAGCCGCAACTCGAGGTCTCACGGTATCAGTCTGTATCGATGCCTACACCTATATTGAGCCAAAAGAGTTTTTATTGAAGTCTCCGCGCCGCCACCCAAAACGCGCCTATCGAGCCCTCAAGGTTGAGCGCCGGCTAAAAAAGCAAGGTGTCGATTTTCACTGGCTTGGCCGTACCACTAACTTTGCCCTGACGGGTCGAACTCATAGTAAATGGACTATTGTCGATGACTGCGTCTATAGTTTTGGTGGCGTCAACCTGGATCGTGCCAGTTTTGCAAATACTGACTATATGCTCAAGATGGTCGATGCCGTGTTTGCCGATGCCCTCTACAGCGAACACCTCGACCTCATTCGTGCTGATCGCTCAGGGCGAGCCAGCAAGAGCAGGACCCTCACCGTCAGTCCATCGATGACCGTTCTCCTCGATGGAGGGATGCCTGGCAACTCACTTATTTATCGCCGTGCCTGTAGTTTGGCCAAACAAGCTAACGAGATAACGCTCGTATCGCAATTTTGTCCTACCGGTAAGTTAGGTCGCATCTTAAAGCGAAAAAAAGCTACTCTGTATTTTAATCATTGGCGTGAGGCCGAGGTGCTCAACAAAGTTCTCATTCAGGTAAGCATGTTGTTTACACGCCACAAGACCCTGTACCAAAGAGAGCAGTACTTGCATGCAAAATGTATAATTTTTACTATGTCAAACGGAAGCAAGGTCGCGCTTAGCAGCTCGCATAATTTTGTATATGGCGGCGTGCTGCTCGGTACCCGGGAAATTGCTCTTGAAACAACTGATCGAACCGTCATCCAACAGCTTGAGTCGTTCATCACCCATCACGTTGCCGGCCGCGACTGA
- a CDS encoding glycerophosphodiester phosphodiesterase → MLIIGHRGAKGLAPENTLAALQAGVDAGADMLECDVRLTKDNQLVIIHDSRLMRTHRQLVAVSGLTLAELQERTPDMPVPTLREALDAYFGKIILNIEIKSRGAGKAVVALLAKDYITRPQDWDTILLSSFHVGELRSIRRASQRANIALLHRENPFTFIAFERSLRLSAVGFHRLTINSFALDIAHRIGLFTYVYTVNRPEAALRLEAQGVDGIVTNYPDILVEVLNNSN, encoded by the coding sequence ATGTTAATTATCGGTCATCGCGGAGCAAAAGGTCTCGCACCCGAAAATACGCTTGCCGCATTGCAGGCTGGAGTCGATGCTGGTGCCGACATGCTTGAATGTGACGTACGGCTGACAAAAGATAACCAGTTGGTTATCATTCACGATTCTCGTTTGATGCGTACACACCGCCAGCTCGTTGCCGTGAGCGGACTTACCCTTGCTGAGCTACAGGAGCGAACTCCCGACATGCCAGTTCCAACGCTCAGAGAAGCACTCGATGCTTATTTTGGGAAAATCATACTCAATATTGAAATCAAAAGCCGCGGAGCAGGCAAAGCAGTCGTGGCGCTCCTCGCAAAAGACTACATAACACGACCTCAGGACTGGGACACTATCCTCCTGTCTTCTTTCCACGTGGGTGAACTTCGCTCGATACGCCGCGCATCACAGCGAGCCAATATTGCACTACTCCACCGAGAAAACCCCTTTACCTTCATTGCTTTTGAACGCAGTTTACGACTTTCGGCAGTCGGTTTTCATCGATTGACCATAAACTCATTCGCCCTCGATATTGCTCATCGAATCGGGTTATTTACCTATGTCTATACCGTCAACCGGCCCGAGGCCGCCCTGCGACTCGAAGCCCAAGGGGTGGATGGTATCGTTACCAACTATCCCGATATACTTGTTGAGGTATTAAACAATTCAAACTAG
- a CDS encoding NAD(P)/FAD-dependent oxidoreductase: MMTDETIHDVVMIGAGPSALAAAIYTTREDIETVLYEKAVVGGLAAITDKVDNYPGFPDGIEGLTLADNLQKQAERFGAVIKYGDVSAVRRGQDGIVLTVDGEEVKAQSVLIATGSDYNKLGIPGEAEYYGRGVHYCATCDGAFYRDKRLVVVGGGNSGVQEAIFLTRFASHIDLLVRSTVKASQVLQDELQKYVDAGKVTIHLQTVPTEISVDSETKAMTVRTVSAGQSDELQVDGTFVFIGLKPNTEFLVGSGVELDPIGHIITNEHLETAVPGIFASGDVRSGATMQVASAVGEGATAALNIREYLDALSSAKN, from the coding sequence ATGATGACCGATGAAACTATCCATGATGTTGTGATGATCGGTGCCGGGCCGAGTGCTCTCGCTGCCGCAATTTATACGACACGTGAGGACATCGAGACAGTATTGTACGAAAAGGCAGTTGTGGGTGGACTTGCAGCGATCACCGATAAAGTCGACAATTACCCTGGGTTTCCCGATGGCATTGAAGGGCTGACCTTGGCAGATAATCTGCAAAAACAAGCCGAGCGCTTCGGCGCAGTCATCAAGTACGGTGACGTATCTGCGGTGCGTCGTGGCCAAGACGGCATTGTGTTGACAGTTGATGGTGAAGAGGTCAAAGCACAGAGCGTACTGATTGCAACAGGAAGTGACTACAACAAATTGGGGATTCCGGGTGAAGCTGAGTATTATGGACGCGGCGTGCACTACTGCGCAACCTGTGATGGCGCGTTTTATCGTGATAAGCGGCTCGTAGTGGTCGGCGGTGGCAACTCTGGCGTGCAGGAAGCAATCTTTCTGACTCGGTTTGCGAGTCACATAGATCTGTTGGTACGTAGTACGGTCAAAGCGAGCCAGGTATTGCAAGATGAATTGCAGAAGTACGTTGATGCTGGTAAGGTTACCATTCATTTACAAACGGTACCAACTGAGATTAGCGTTGATAGCGAAACCAAGGCAATGACTGTTCGTACAGTCTCTGCGGGTCAGTCTGATGAGCTACAGGTCGACGGTACCTTTGTATTCATTGGTCTCAAACCGAACACAGAGTTTTTGGTTGGGAGCGGGGTTGAACTTGACCCGATCGGGCATATCATCACCAATGAACATCTCGAGACGGCCGTACCCGGTATCTTTGCCAGCGGCGATGTTCGCAGTGGGGCGACAATGCAAGTAGCCAGTGCGGTTGGTGAAGGAGCCACGGCTGCCCTCAATATTCGAGAATATCTCGATGCTCTATCATCCGCAAAAAACTAG
- a CDS encoding FKBP-type peptidyl-prolyl cis-trans isomerase — MKVYQAQKAAQADELSAKYYSTFSQFGSRVGVYDIESNNKTLQTQDLIVGDGEEVTDTTKFAAYYILWLPRGTIQEQSIDPASGKLKSPLAIDGLATSSLIQGWKEGMKGMRLGGVRELTIPSDKGYKEQGTKDQQGNEVIPPNTPLKFIVMAIPAAAEITPPTYPMELFQGLGQ; from the coding sequence GTGAAAGTATATCAGGCCCAGAAAGCTGCACAGGCAGATGAACTTTCGGCAAAATATTATTCGACATTTAGTCAGTTTGGCTCAAGAGTTGGTGTCTACGATATCGAAAGCAACAATAAAACACTACAGACACAAGACCTTATTGTCGGCGACGGCGAGGAAGTGACGGATACCACGAAGTTTGCCGCCTACTATATTCTGTGGTTACCGCGTGGCACAATCCAAGAGCAATCAATCGACCCAGCCTCGGGCAAATTGAAGTCACCGCTTGCCATTGATGGCCTGGCAACAAGTAGTTTAATCCAGGGTTGGAAAGAAGGCATGAAGGGAATGCGTCTCGGCGGCGTGCGGGAGCTGACCATCCCCTCAGATAAGGGGTATAAAGAACAGGGGACAAAAGACCAACAGGGTAATGAAGTTATTCCGCCAAACACACCACTCAAATTTATTGTGATGGCAATACCTGCGGCGGCTGAAATAACGCCGCCAACCTATCCGATGGAGCTATTTCAGGGGCTGGGACAATAA
- a CDS encoding NAD(P)/FAD-dependent oxidoreductase, with translation MNIIIVGGGFGGIKAALELSKDSRNHITLISDSTEFQYYPTLYSSATGHSHLESWAPLGEIFAESSNVEVYIDTITSIDVEQKVVGGESGTSYHYEVCIIAIGVVTTYFGIPGLETYAYGIKSEEEIKRLKRRLSIDIAENHHLDKNYIIIGGGPTGVELSAAMGTYLKRLMKRYHIRERTVNIRLVEAMPRILPRLSEQTSRRVTRRLKKLGVRVETGKKVERETAHELIVSGASIDSHTVIWTSGVTNHPFFANNPSVFRLAKNGRVEVDQYLQANKDIYVIGDNAATPFTGLAQTAIHDARTVARNLKRQTSGRPMKPYKAILPVQAIPVGARWAIVEWRWLRFCGWIGGLIRRVADLVGYSEVLPLGTSLGAWRAAKVYEDDYFAPTIKVKKRR, from the coding sequence ATGAATATTATAATTGTTGGCGGCGGATTCGGTGGTATCAAGGCAGCACTTGAGTTGTCAAAAGATAGCCGCAATCACATCACGCTTATTTCAGATAGCACAGAGTTTCAGTATTACCCAACCTTATATAGCTCCGCTACTGGACATAGTCATCTTGAATCTTGGGCTCCATTGGGCGAGATTTTCGCCGAGAGTAGTAATGTCGAAGTGTATATCGACACTATCACATCGATCGATGTAGAGCAGAAAGTTGTCGGCGGTGAGTCGGGAACCTCTTATCATTATGAAGTGTGTATTATTGCGATTGGTGTCGTGACAACCTATTTTGGTATCCCAGGACTAGAGACCTACGCCTACGGCATTAAGTCCGAAGAAGAGATCAAGCGGTTAAAACGACGGCTTTCGATTGACATCGCCGAGAATCATCATCTCGATAAAAACTACATTATTATCGGTGGCGGTCCAACCGGCGTTGAATTATCGGCGGCGATGGGAACGTATCTGAAGCGACTCATGAAGCGGTATCATATCAGAGAACGTACGGTAAATATTCGCCTGGTAGAAGCGATGCCGCGAATCTTACCTCGGCTATCAGAGCAGACAAGTCGTAGGGTAACGCGACGTCTAAAGAAACTTGGTGTGCGTGTAGAAACCGGTAAAAAAGTCGAAAGGGAGACGGCTCATGAATTAATTGTGAGCGGTGCTTCGATCGATAGTCATACCGTCATTTGGACCTCTGGAGTAACGAATCATCCATTTTTTGCTAACAATCCATCGGTGTTTCGACTGGCAAAAAATGGTCGCGTCGAAGTTGATCAATATTTGCAGGCAAATAAGGATATCTATGTCATCGGTGACAATGCGGCAACACCGTTCACTGGTCTTGCCCAGACGGCAATTCATGATGCGCGAACTGTTGCGCGTAATCTAAAGAGGCAGACATCTGGACGACCAATGAAGCCGTATAAGGCTATTTTGCCGGTGCAGGCTATACCGGTTGGAGCTAGGTGGGCAATTGTTGAGTGGCGCTGGCTTCGATTTTGTGGGTGGATTGGTGGACTAATCCGTCGAGTTGCTGATCTCGTCGGATACAGTGAGGTGTTACCGCTTGGTACCTCACTGGGGGCCTGGCGAGCTGCAAAAGTCTACGAAGACGATTACTTTGCCCCTACGATCAAGGTGAAAAAACGTCGCTAA